Part of the Streptomyces sp. f51 genome is shown below.
CGCCGTCCGCATCATCTTCCACATCGGCTCCGACCATCCCGTCAACTGGACGTTCGCCCGCGAGCTGTTGGTCGAGGGGGTGTTCCGGCCCTGCGGCCACGGCGACGTGCGGGTGTGGCCGACCAAGGTCGGCGGCCGGAGCGTCGTCCTGATGGCGTTGAGCTCGCCGGACGGCGACGCGCTCCTGGAGGCGCCCGCCGCGCAGATCACCGCCTGGCTCGAGCGCACCCTCAGGGTGGTCCCGCCGGGCACCGAGGCCGGGCAGCTCGGCATCGACGCCGGTCTGGCCGAGCTGCTCGCGCCGTCCCCCCGGCTCTCGGCCTCGCTCGACCAGACGGGAGCCCCCTCCCCCGACGATCTGTGGCTGCGCGACCCGTGGCCGTCGGACGAGTCGGCGGACGGCGAACAGTCCTGACGGGCCGCCGGACGGCCGGACGGAGGAACGAGCGGTCCCGGGGCTCAGAACAGCTTGCCGGGGTTCAGCAGGCCCAGGGGGTCGAAGGCCGCCTTGATGGCCCGCTGCATCTCCACGCCCACCGGGCCGATCTCGCGGGCCAGCCACTCCTTCTTCAGCACGCCCACGCCGTGCTCACCGGTGATCGTGCCGCCGAGTTCCAGACCGAGGGCCATGATCTCGTCGAAGGACTCGCGGGCGCGCCGGGACTCGTCGGGATCGGACGCGTCGAAGCAGACGGTGGGGTGCGTGTTGCCGTCGCCCGCGTGGGCGCAGACGCCGATGGTCAGGGCGTACTTCTCGGCGACGCGCTCGATGCCGTCGAGCATGTCGGCGAGCCGGGAGCGCGGCACGCACACGTCGTCGATCATCGTGGTGCCCTTGACCGCCTCCAGCGCGGTGAGCGACAACCTCCGCGCCTGGAGCAGCAGTTCGGACTCCGCGGCGTCCTCGGCGGGGACGACCTGGGTCGCTCCGGCGGCCTCGCAGAGGGCGCCGACGAGGGCGAGGTCGGCCGCCGGGTCGTGGGTGTCGAAGGCGGCGAGCAGCAGCGCCTCGGTGGTCTCCGGGAGGCCCATGTGCGCGAGGTCGTTGACGGCCTTGACGGTCGTACGGTCCATCAGTTCGAGCAGGGACGGGACATGGCCGCCCTCCATGATCCGGCAGACGGCGTCGCAGGCGGCCCGCGCCGAGCCGAACTCGGCGGCCAGGACGAGCTGTTGGGGCGGCTGCGGCTTCAGCGCGAGCACGGCCCGTACGACGATGCCGAGCGAGCCCTCGGAGCCCACGAAGAGGCGCGTGAGGTCGTATCCCGCGACGCCCTTGGCGGTCCTGCGCCCGGTGGACATCAGCCGCCCGTCGGCGAGGACGACGTCGAGGCCGAGGACGTACTCGGCCGTCACCCCGTACTTCACACAGCACAGGCCGCCGGAGGCCGTGCCGATGTTGCCGCCGATCGTGCACGTCTCCCAGCTGGAGGGGTCCGGCGGGTAGTACAGGCCGTGTTCGCCGACGGCGCGCGAGAGCGTGGCGTTGACGACCCCGGGTTCGACGACGGCGATGCGGTCGACGGGGTTGATCTCCAGGACGCGGTCCATCCGCACCAGGGACAGGACCACGCAGCCGTCGGTGGCGTTGGCCGCTCCGGACAGGCCGGTGCGGGCGCCCTGCGGGACGACGGGGACGCGCAGTTCGGTCGCGACGCGCATGACGTGCTGGACCTGCTCGACCGTGCGGGGCAGCACGACCACGGCGGGACGTCCCGCCTCGCAGAAGCTCGCCATGTCGTTGGCGTAGGAGACCGTGACGTCCGGGTCGGTCAGGACGGCCTCGGCCGGCAGACCGCTCAGCAGACGGTCGAGGAGGCCTCCGGCCGCTGCCGTGTCCTCATCGCGCGGGGCTTCGATACGGCTCATGATCACAGGTTCGCACCCGGGGCCATCGGTGTGAACCCCATACGCCCGGGGCTTCACGTGCCCGGGCCGGGTCTTCGTATTGACGCACAGTGAAGGGCATGGAGATCGAAGAGCGACAGCCGGTGTCCGCCGGGGCAGGACGCGCGGCGGCCCCCGGCGCGCGGTCGGGGGAACCCGCCGGCGGGCAGTCCCCGGAGTCCGCGGGCCCGCGCCGCTCCCCGCTCGCCCGGCGCCCGCTGATCGCGGCGGTGGCCGGCTGTGCCGTGCTCGGCGGTGTGCTGGTGCTGCTGCCCTCAGCGGACCGGGACGGGGCGCCCCGGCCCGCCCCGGGTCCGGCGGCGCGGGCGGTGAGCGCGGTGGAGGCCGGGGTGCCGGCGGCGCTGCCCGATCTCGCCGCGCTCGTCCGCGACCGCGAGGCCCGGGTGCGGGCCCGTCCGCGGGACGACGTGTCGTGGGCGGTGCTCGGGGCCGCCTACACCGAGCGGGCGCGGCGGACGGCGTCGGTCGCGTCCTACCCGAAGGCCGAGAACGCCCTGCGCACCTCGCTGAGGCTGCGGCCCAAGGACAACGCGGCGGCGCTGGAGGGACTGGCCTCCCTCGCGGGCGCGCGGGGCGACTTCCGGGCCGCGAGGCAGTGGGGCGAGGCCGCGGCGAAGCAGGCGCCGAAGCGGTGGACGGCGTATCAGGTGCTCGTCGACGCGTACAGCGGGCTCGGTGACTACAAGGCCGTGGGCCGGGCGCTCGACACGCTGCTGGCCCTGCGCAAGGGGCCGGCGGCGCAGGCCGTCGCTGCGCGCGTGTACCGGGACCGGGGCCGGCGCGAGGACGCGGCGGCGGCGATCTCGGACGCCGCGGCGGGCGCGGCGGGCCCGGCCGAACAGGCGGCCTTCCTCACGCAGGCGGGGGATCTCGCGTGGGAGCGCGGCGACCGCCGGGAGGCCCTTGACCACTACCGGGCCGCGGTGCGGACGGACGCAGGCGCCTACGACGCGCTGGCCGGGCAGGGGCGTGCGCTGGCGGCGCTGGGGCGCACCGCGGAGGCGCTGCGCGCGTACCGGACGGCGCTCGCCGAGCGGCCCGTGCCGCGGTACGCGCTGGAGCTCGGCGAGCTGTACGACCAGCTCGGACGCGGCGCGGACGCGCGGGCGCGGTACGACCTGGTGCGGGAGCTGGTGCGGCGGGACGGCGCCGCGGGCGTGGACGACGAGCCGGTCCTCGGGCTCTTCGAGGCGGACCACGGCGACCCGGGGGAGGCGGTACGGGCGCTGCGGGCCGAGTGGCGGCGGCAGCCCGGCATCGCGGTGGCGGACGCGCTGGGCTGGGCGCTGCACCGGGCCGGGGACGACAAGGAGGCACTGGACTTCGCCGTACGGGCCACGGACGCGGAGCACGGGGGCGGTGTGCGCAGCGCGCTGTACGCGTACCACCGGGGGCGGATCGAGAGTGATCTGGGGCTGTCGGGTCCGGCCCGCCGGCATCTCGCCGAGGCGCTGCGGATCAACCCGTACTTCTCGCCGCTGCTGGCGCCCCAGGCCCGGGAAGCCCTGGCGGCGCTCGGCGATCCGCCGGCGGGCGGGCCGCCTGACGAGTCGGAGGACGCGGAGGGGGCGGGGGATCCGGAGGGGTCCGGCCGCTCCGGTGATCCCGCGGGGACGACGGGCGCGGCGGGCCCTTCGGGGACCGCACGGGCGGGGGCGGCCGCTCCGGCGCCGTCACCCGGCTCCTCGGGCCCGGCGGCCCCGGCTGTCCCGCCGAACGCGCCGGGAGGGCCCGCGTCCCGCTGAGCCGCACGCCGGACGGGTCCGGTGGGCGCCGTGACGGCGTCCACCGGACCCGTGGGAACCGGACAGACTCAGGGGAACCGGACGGGCCCGGAACACTCCCACGGCCCGTCCCCCGCGGCCCGGAGACCGCCCCGGTGGCTCAGAGGTTGCCGCGCTTCTCCTGCTCGCGCTCGATCGCCTCGAAGAGGGCCTTGAAGTTGCCCTTGCCGAAGCCCATCGAGCCGTGGCGCTCGATCATCTCGAAGAAGACGGTCGGACGGTCCTGGACCGGCTTGGTGAAGATCTGGAGCAGGTAGCCGTCCTCGTCGCGGTCGACGAGGATCTTCAGCTCGCGCAGGGTGTCGACGGGGACCCGGGTGTCGCCGGCCCACTCGCCGAGCGTGTCGTAGTACGAGTCCGGGGTGTCGAGGAACTGGACACCGGCCGCGCGCATGGCCCGTACGGTCGCGACGATGTCGTTCGTGTTCAGCGCGATGTGCTGGACGCCCGCGCCGCCGTAGA
Proteins encoded:
- a CDS encoding SsgA family sporulation/cell division regulator, coding for MHTVVERELELHLVLSPEHSIPVPARLSYRAADPYAVRIIFHIGSDHPVNWTFARELLVEGVFRPCGHGDVRVWPTKVGGRSVVLMALSSPDGDALLEAPAAQITAWLERTLRVVPPGTEAGQLGIDAGLAELLAPSPRLSASLDQTGAPSPDDLWLRDPWPSDESADGEQS
- a CDS encoding FAD-linked oxidase C-terminal domain-containing protein; the protein is MIMSRIEAPRDEDTAAAGGLLDRLLSGLPAEAVLTDPDVTVSYANDMASFCEAGRPAVVVLPRTVEQVQHVMRVATELRVPVVPQGARTGLSGAANATDGCVVLSLVRMDRVLEINPVDRIAVVEPGVVNATLSRAVGEHGLYYPPDPSSWETCTIGGNIGTASGGLCCVKYGVTAEYVLGLDVVLADGRLMSTGRRTAKGVAGYDLTRLFVGSEGSLGIVVRAVLALKPQPPQQLVLAAEFGSARAACDAVCRIMEGGHVPSLLELMDRTTVKAVNDLAHMGLPETTEALLLAAFDTHDPAADLALVGALCEAAGATQVVPAEDAAESELLLQARRLSLTALEAVKGTTMIDDVCVPRSRLADMLDGIERVAEKYALTIGVCAHAGDGNTHPTVCFDASDPDESRRARESFDEIMALGLELGGTITGEHGVGVLKKEWLAREIGPVGVEMQRAIKAAFDPLGLLNPGKLF
- a CDS encoding tetratricopeptide repeat protein, giving the protein MEIEERQPVSAGAGRAAAPGARSGEPAGGQSPESAGPRRSPLARRPLIAAVAGCAVLGGVLVLLPSADRDGAPRPAPGPAARAVSAVEAGVPAALPDLAALVRDREARVRARPRDDVSWAVLGAAYTERARRTASVASYPKAENALRTSLRLRPKDNAAALEGLASLAGARGDFRAARQWGEAAAKQAPKRWTAYQVLVDAYSGLGDYKAVGRALDTLLALRKGPAAQAVAARVYRDRGRREDAAAAISDAAAGAAGPAEQAAFLTQAGDLAWERGDRREALDHYRAAVRTDAGAYDALAGQGRALAALGRTAEALRAYRTALAERPVPRYALELGELYDQLGRGADARARYDLVRELVRRDGAAGVDDEPVLGLFEADHGDPGEAVRALRAEWRRQPGIAVADALGWALHRAGDDKEALDFAVRATDAEHGGGVRSALYAYHRGRIESDLGLSGPARRHLAEALRINPYFSPLLAPQAREALAALGDPPAGGPPDESEDAEGAGDPEGSGRSGDPAGTTGAAGPSGTARAGAAAPAPSPGSSGPAAPAVPPNAPGGPASR